A genomic segment from Conger conger chromosome 2, fConCon1.1, whole genome shotgun sequence encodes:
- the LOC133122793 gene encoding pentraxin-4-like, with the protein MSGCRTNVGFLLIVLCLHTQPAYKQVAAQKSQKNFTDRLKRLDDKFQRFREETLHRLRDIAINYNLPHDMDSRFQLLTDQFQNISILLTEFQARAANDLDSLKYWTKKLQRKTKKLDQKVTALEITLNEQRKLSVKESKKQRSLLFNLTQQLQDHRRWIGSISAHRSELQGGFRGLQDALKTQVDITTRLQGQVKTLLKNNTLSSRVSMSSGNSLTSNHTPQEPAPRIHASVLEQSPKSHPARNKVHIKPSKGARLKNRLPLPLPRPTQVLVRTQNRPQKKPKSELEEESDVHDLAQLPVRHRIPQQQHVPRKTGTICNVKSMLHFPSSSIENYVTFKKSFLTGIHELSVCMWLKVEVDYVGTLLSYATQDNDNKLVLYGRSSKQISLDFVIGDPAYRELPVDNILDGGWHHFCVIWSSIEGRFWYYTDRRLTSTGSKFQKGYEIPGGGSIILGQEQDSLGGGFDEAEAFVGRMAGFTVWNRMLSPGEVSGIATGKGLPRGAVLSLDDVDQWNGSVQRVNCGCLEQCM; encoded by the exons ATGAGTGGTTGCAGAACGAATGTGGGGTTTCTTCTTATTGTGTtatgcctgcacacacagcctgcctATAAACAGGTAGCAGCCCAAAAAAGCCAAAAGAACTTCACTGACCGACTGAAAAGGCTGGATGACAAG TTTCAAAGATTCAGAGAAGAGACCCTTCATCGTCTTCGGGATATTGCCATAAACTATAATCTCCCCCATGATATGGACAGCCGTTTCCAGCTTTTGACAGACCAGTTCCAGAACATCTCAATTCTGTTGACTGAATTCCAGGCGAGAGCAGCAAATGACCTTGACAGCCTGAAATACTGGACCAAGAAACTGCAGAGGAAGACCAAAAAACTGGACCAGAAAGTAACAGCTCTGGAAATCACCCTGAATGAGCAGAGGAAGCTGAGTGTAAAGGAAAGCAAAAAGCAGAGGTCTCTGTTGTTTAACCTCACGCAGCAGCTCCAGGACCACAGACGTTGGATTGGATCCATCTCTGCACATCGGAGTGAGCTGCAGGGAGGGTTTAGGGGGCTCCAGGATGCCCTTAAAACACAGGTGGACATTACAACTCGGCTGCAGGGGCAAGTAaagaccctgctgaaaaataacACACTTTCTTCCAGAGTATCAATGAGTTCTGGAAATTCTCTCACCTCCAACCATACACCCCAGGAGCCTGCTCCAAGGATCCATGCATCAGTCTTGGAGCAGAGCCCAAAGAGCCACCCAGCCAGGAATAAAGTCCACATCAAGCCTTCGAAGGGGGCTAGGCTGAAGAACAGATTGCCATTGCCCTTGCCTAGGCCCACCCAGGTGCTTGTGAGAACCCAGAACCGCCCCCAGAAAAAGCCTAAATCTGAGCTGGAAGAGGAATCAGATGTACATGACCTGGCCCAGCTTCCTGTTAGACACAGGATTCCTCAGCAGCAGCATGTACCAAGGAAAACAGGCACAA tttgcaatGTGAAGTCCATGCTACACTTCCCCTCATCCTCCATTGAGAACTATGTCACCTTCAAGAAGAGCTTCCTTACTGGGATCCATgaactgtctgtctgcatgtggcTGAAGGTAGAAGTAGATTATGTCGGCACACTACTGTCCTATGCAACACAGGATAATGACAACAAGCTTGTCCTGTATGGCCGCTCCAGCAAACAGATCAGTTTAGACTTTGTTATTGGTGACCCGGCATACCGGGAACTGCCCGTTGACAACATCCTGGATGGTGGATGGCATCACTTCTGTGTCATCTGGTCCTCTATCGAAGGCAGGTTCTGGTACTATACTGACCGCCGCCTGACCTCCACTGGTTCAAAATTCCAGAAGGGCTATGAGATCCCAGGTGGGGGTTCCATTATCCTTGGACAGGAGCAAGACTCCTTGGGAGGGGGCTTTGATGAGGCCGAGGCCTTTGTTGGGAGGATGGCAGGCTTTACTGTGTGGAACCGGATGCTGAGTCCCGGTGAGGTATCTGGGATCGCAACAGGGAAAGGGCTTCCCAGGGGAGCAGTGCTTTCTCTGGATGATGTGGACCAGTGGAATGGATCAGTGCAACGTGTGAACTGTGGGTGCCTGGAACAGTGTATGTAA